The window GTTCTTGGGTAGATTACTGGGATCGTGAAGAAACCACCAAACAATATCAGGTCGGTTATAGTAATAATTATCGTAATCTAAATTATGGCGTTTCAGCCATTAGAAGAATGGTAGAAAATAATGCAACAAATCAAAGTGAGAATGACACTGAATATATGCTAACGCTATCGCTACCCCTTTCTTTTAAACGTAATTCTATTAATTTAAATTCATCTCATACTCAAGATAATACTACCGTCGGTATGAGTGGTGTGGTGGGTAATCGTTTGAACTATGGCGCTTCTGTGTCAACAGACTATGAAGACAACTCAAGTTTCAATACTAACGCACAATACCGTACCAATTTTACTACGCTAGGCGGCTCATACAGCACCTCAGATCAGTATGAGCAGCTCTCATTAACAGCGAGAGGTAATATCGTTGCGCACTCTGATGGGGTGCTTTTTGGTCCAGACCAAGGTCAAACAATGGTCTTAGTATATGCGCCTGATGCTACAGGCGCTAAAGTAAATAACACCAATGGTTTGACCATTAATAAATCAGGCTATGCGGTAATACCCTATGTGACCCCTTATCGTTTAAATGAGATTGTTTTAAACCCTGAAGGTATGTCATTAGATGTAGAGTTAGAGGGAAACAGTCAACGCATAGCACCTTATGCTGGATCAATCTCAAAAGTTGATTTTGTGACCAAGTCAGGAAAAGCGCTTTATATTAGAAGTTTAAATACCCAAGGTGAGACATTGCCCTTTGCCTCTGAAGTATTCGATTCGGAAGGTGAGTATGTAGGTATGGTGGCTCAAGGCAGCTTGGTCTATTTACGCACCAACACGTTAACCGATACGGTAACAGTGAAATGGGGTAAGGCACAAGATAAGCAGTGCAAGATACAATATGATGTCACCGCTCAGTCATTACAGAATGAGAAAAATATGCTGATGTTAGAAGGTTTATGCCAATGAGCTCTAGAATATTAAATAGTTTTCTCTTGCTAATGAGCTGTGTTTTAAGTTCAGAGGTATATGCAAGGTGTACAGCCGACTGGGGGTTTACACCTATTGATATCAGTATGAATGTAGGCAGAGTCGTTGTTAGACCGAGCGATCCTGTTGGGAAGGTATTGCGACGCGCCTCTTTCCCCATTATCCCCAATGACTCCACTATTTCTTGCAGTTACTTCTCTGGAGGGACAATACAAGCTGTTCTTTCGAAAAACCCTTCGTTGAGCTATGCAGGTGGTGACTCTGTTTATAATACCAATATTAAGGGTATTGGTATTCGTTTATATAGAGACGCTGGTAATGGCTCAAATTTTTCTGGCTATTACCCTTATAGCAAGGCTATATCTCGTGATACAACATATAAATTAGGCGAAGGTTTTTTTATCGTTGAAATCGTTAAAACGGCGGCTTCGACAGGATCAGGCGCTCTTATAGAAGGTAGATACAGTAGTTATCACTCGCGTGACGATGTAAGTAAGCCTTTTTTGACAAGTACAGTGTACGGTAATGCCATTACAATTGCTTCATCCTCATGTGAGCTTTTAGGGGAAGTTAATAAGACTGTGCAATTACCTACTGTCAATAAATCTGGATTTAAAGGGATAGGCTCTACGCAAGGTAACCAGGCTTTTGATCTAAATTTTTTATGTAACGGTGGTGAAAATCCAACAGCCTATGTAGAGAGCAATAAAATTAGTTTGAATTTTGACTATACATTAGCACCTAATACAACGAATGTGTTGGCCAACAATGCGCCTGCATCAACCCGAGCGAAAGGTGTCGGTGTTCAACTTAAAACCAACTATAAAAATGTTAGTAAAGTCATTGCAAAGAACGAGAAGCTTGAATTAGGAACCGTTCAATCGAATCAAAACATTCAATACAATGTTCCATTAGGTGCAAGTTATTACCAGACGGATGCCGTTATTACTCCAGGTAAAGTTAGCTCAGTGGCGACGGTAGTTATTCAATACGACTAATAAAATGCCATCTGCACACTTGTTTCTTCAAGCTTTTTTCTATCTAGTTTATGCTAGCTAATGACATTCCATTTAATGTATTAAGCGAAATAAAAATATACCGAAGTGTGTGGTGATTATTACCAGAAAAATTTTACAAGAACCATGTAGAAACCAGACTTTGTTTGATTATAATACCAGCTTCTATTAAAGAAGCTAATGAAAGAGAATACATCACTAACAGCTTACGAACTAGGTTTAATAAAAAACTCCTTAAGGGAACGCCTAATATCATTAGAAGACTACGGAACAGAGTACTTAAACACTGATAGTGACGACGCTAATGAGAAAGCTGAGATG of the Psychrobacter immobilis genome contains:
- a CDS encoding fimbria/pilus outer membrane usher protein, which produces SWVDYWDREETTKQYQVGYSNNYRNLNYGVSAIRRMVENNATNQSENDTEYMLTLSLPLSFKRNSINLNSSHTQDNTTVGMSGVVGNRLNYGASVSTDYEDNSSFNTNAQYRTNFTTLGGSYSTSDQYEQLSLTARGNIVAHSDGVLFGPDQGQTMVLVYAPDATGAKVNNTNGLTINKSGYAVIPYVTPYRLNEIVLNPEGMSLDVELEGNSQRIAPYAGSISKVDFVTKSGKALYIRSLNTQGETLPFASEVFDSEGEYVGMVAQGSLVYLRTNTLTDTVTVKWGKAQDKQCKIQYDVTAQSLQNEKNMLMLEGLCQ
- a CDS encoding fimbrial protein, which encodes MSSRILNSFLLLMSCVLSSEVYARCTADWGFTPIDISMNVGRVVVRPSDPVGKVLRRASFPIIPNDSTISCSYFSGGTIQAVLSKNPSLSYAGGDSVYNTNIKGIGIRLYRDAGNGSNFSGYYPYSKAISRDTTYKLGEGFFIVEIVKTAASTGSGALIEGRYSSYHSRDDVSKPFLTSTVYGNAITIASSSCELLGEVNKTVQLPTVNKSGFKGIGSTQGNQAFDLNFLCNGGENPTAYVESNKISLNFDYTLAPNTTNVLANNAPASTRAKGVGVQLKTNYKNVSKVIAKNEKLELGTVQSNQNIQYNVPLGASYYQTDAVITPGKVSSVATVVIQYD